The sequence below is a genomic window from Ipomoea triloba cultivar NCNSP0323 chromosome 2, ASM357664v1.
CCTCAACGATTGCAGGTGTCAAAGGATGCAAGGAAAACCATGCCTGCATTTGGGAGTAAGTTTTTTTGTCTGTGATTATGTGAAGCACAAACTTTTCTGGGTGCAATGAGTTTTGGACTAGTGATGAAGCAACAACAGAGGCAGCAAGAACATTGTCAGAGGCCAGAACGAAATGGAAGAACGAGTTATCAACAAGGGCAGGGACAAGCTCCGGTGATGGTAACTGGAGACGAGCATTAGCATTGCTCGAGTGCTCATTTGCTAACATTAGCGAAAGGCAGTGCAGCTGTTTAGGGATGCTATTGGATGCCACGTGGCGATACAGGTACTCTTGGATTTTTGCAGTTCTAGTTGTTTGCTCAAGGAAATTGATCTGTTAGGAAAATAAACACAAGTAAGCCTATTGATTTTAGATAATTCACATCGAAAGAAGCATTTCATCTTTAGAATTTTATATACTTCATAATGGAATTTTATCTGTCTGATCTAATCAGGAGGGAAATTAGTAACAATGCCATACCATAGCTTTTAGCTTGACTGCAAAGGTCTTTGCATCGGGTCTATCACCTTTGAATTCTGCAATTAAGTCTTCGAGGGTCTGAGGTGTTTCTGGTCCAACTTGTATCTCGGTTTCGTTTGCTGGTTCCTCCAATACACTGTATATCACTTCTGGGAGCTAACAGAAAATAGAAATCTTCATTCTAATTTGTATTcttctaatgaaaatgaaagccATTTAGGTCAAAGTCTAGTTATGAGCTTACCGTTGATTCAAGCTGCCTTCCTAAAATACTCGGTcgtatttttcttccaaagcaACCTGCATTAGGTTGAAGTTTCATTTCTAATCACATTACACACTTGTTAATGTCACTAAATGCTTCAAGTTTCATCATTTCAGAAAATTActgtaaaaaggaaaaaataaaaagtaaccTGATGACATGTGTAACTGAAAAAAGGCATTTGCTTTCCCGATTCTTTCCATTTTAGTCATTTAAGCTTTTTATGCTAAACATATATTTGTTTTCCATTTGTGGTTACACATTATGGGCAAGAGTGCTGCTAATTATATGGGAAGTACGATCGAGGGCGTTACCTATGCCTGAACACTTGCTTTCTCCGTCAATGGTGTCCACAGCCGTCAACAAGAACACGAACCGGAGAAGAAACGTGAAGAGCAGGAGGGAGTAGAAGACCACGCGAAAGGACACCCGTCTGGACACAATTCTGAACTTGATGAACTCCTTCACGCCTTTGGTGGGAAGCACCGTTACGTGCCTCAGGCTCGGAGATATGTGAAGCTGCATTTCTGATTCCCGAGAAACCACGTCCCCCCGGGATTCCTTTCTTTAATTTGCTAGTCTTGTCTCAAGCAGTTCAccagaaaaaagaagaaaaaaggcaCCCAATGAGTTGCTGGTGCAGAAGAAAGAGCCTTTTTGAGGGGTGATGACCGTGCCCTCCTCGTGGTCGCTATCTAtcacctaaacttgcttaacaTATCAGCCATGTATGCATTGCTCCAGGTTTTACCACCATCATTGTTTTGACAAAGGAATAATGTTTAATGGTGACTTAGTTGTTTGAGAGATAGAGACtggtttttaattttcttggctTGATGTTGAAGAAGGGAAGTTGGAGAGAAGGGGAAAGGGCAAAGAGAGGCTaatttagtttttagtttttagttttggTTTGGTGTTTGCTTCACTTTGCCTCCACCTTATGAATGGTGTATTTTGACACAACTGAATTTCTGACAGGAAAATGACTGTATCTCTGCCTAATCAATGAGCATATACGCATTGGTTGTTGGCAGTTTAGGGAAGAGTCATTTTCCATTTGTGGGAAATTCTTTGTTTAACTCAAccctttaatatatttttaatttctcattTAAGGCATTAACTTGTGATTTTCTTGCTCATTACTATAATATTTGGTTTGGAGATGATGTTCTGATCTTTAGTAGGTGGTGATGTGTTGTTAATACCTTAACCCAACAAATTCATCAAAATTAAGCTAAATGCTTATCAcacttaaataaaaataaatggaaaataGGACAAATTATGCTACGGAtcagggtctacaatgcattgtagacatGGTCCCTGGTTCAAGAAATcttcaaattatgtatatgtagtcGACAGTTTATGTACcggtagctatcatattatgtgtcagcaattatcaagttatttgtttacatgtatataaactgttaactgtatatacagaatgtgttaactgaaggtacataatttttgtatcagggttcacaatgcaataggAACCAACCCTGGTCTATGGTATAGCAATTGGGAAAATAGTGTTATGTACTACTATTTATAtgaagacaaaaacttgtgtgagaccgtttcacggatCTTAATCCGTTAGACGGGTcagatctttaattaatgagcTAAAAAGcccgacccattaatcaaagatttgatccattaatcaaatatccgaCATGTCTCACACAAATGTTACCTTTATATAGAATAGCAATTTCAACCTTTTAATTCTTGAGGTCGCTCTCTAAATTTTTATGAGATAAATTATGGATTATTAATGGAAATGTTAAtactttaaaattataaattacagattttttcatgtattcaaattataaattattaaaattgctACCTTATTACAAATGATATGATTAATAATGTTTATGTAAATAATTAAGTTATTAAAATTcctattttgtataaataaatgacaaaattgatatttttttcaaaaataaatgttaataattgagtttgaattaaatattcattatcaaaatatttattacatatttatccttactctaaattgaatattcGGTGAGATGGgtgtaataaattaaaatgagcCTAGCTCACGCAGAACTGCAGAAGCTTCCCGGAGGTGGAAATTCTCCCCTTTGCaacgaactttttttttttttaaagaatattactccgtattatttagtttaattttcatttagaattataattttcttctctattggggtttatttaattattatttcctAGTGGTATtggatttatttattagtttgaaataaaattagtttATGTTGGCATGCATGAAAGCGTGAAAATTGTGCATgaatgtgagttttacttaattgtgagaatattatatttgagtGGAAACAAGTTTTAGGTCTGATTTGACCTTGCTTGGTAAATACTTTTGTCTTAATTTTTAGTTGTTGAATTCATCAAATACTTAAAGTGATTGTATGataaatagtttttaaaattaactttaattttaaaacatgtTTATAAATAGATTAATTTTGTGTAAATTGGATGGTCGCAACGTCCTTGAGTGCAAGCCAACTTAGTTTGTAAATCTTTGAAATCCATCCTTATGGTGTGCGGTCTTTACCGTTTACAGATGCAATAGCTGTTGCTTGGTCTAAGTTCATTTAGCAAAAATCATAAGAtcctttcatttttaaaatttgtcattttaattcacatgtttttattttcttttaactttttaaatttgattatttaataaaatagtaagaaaatatataagatcttttattaaatattattattattattcataaagaaaatttattaaggatattgtttatttattattatttattaaatgtaattattatataattaataaattattattattattattataaaaatatttatatccTTACGAATcattttaaatgttattaacCAACATCTAATAGTTAATGGTGAAACAAAACGAATGTCAAAATGACATCAACATTTAGTTCCTACGTCCTAGCAGAGTATCTAAAATAGTCCAAAGGGAGGTTGACACCAGTAAATGTTGGGCAAAGATTTGAGAGATGCGATTAAAAGTATCAATCGGTTTCAGTTAAAAACCAatcaataattgaataattaattttatttgttaaccTTCAACAACTCGCCTAATTTTTTTAGTGCTACTGACTCaatctattacaatgtagtaactgttcatatatactttcttaatttattgaaacataaagagtcaataacCTCCCATTTGAGAGAACCACAAATATGTTATTGAGTTACAAGCTACTTAACAACTAATCTAATTCAAATGAAGAGCACAATTGATGTTGTTTTAGATTGTCTAATGTTAGATACatcataatttttgtaaaaatgtaacatttttttaatgagattctaaaaataaaatatattttcattaaaaagtAATGTGTTCCACACTTCCATGTAAAATGGTCTCACATCACAAAGAAAAAAACACTTTTGCGCACAAAAAAACCAACCCACGCCCCCTCAAAATGACTATTGTTTGATAGGCCCTCCGGCCAAATAATTTGCTCCATTCATTTGGGTGGAGATTGAACCCCTAACATCATACTTAAGGAATGGGGTACTGAACGACCACACCAATCATATTGatcatttttttctcattcCTAAATGTGGTAACACCACCAAATTTTAGTAGGTTAATTCACACCTACCTCTTAATCAGATTACACAAGGACTACCAATAGTGATTTCtgataattttgatattttgatttattttaaatacaatttgtTTCTTGAATAAGGGTCAAATGAGTACTCaagctaattgaaaaataataattagacttttttatttttaaaaaaaaatctaaatgtaTAACCAAACTTGCCAAAAAAAAAGGTGCACCAAACATTTTTAGTAAGTTATCCTAATGTAGCCGGATAAAAATTGCTAACATGCTATTTGAGtatagttttaacttttaaggtTTATGTGACATTCATAGTCAAATTCTTAGAGAAgtaatattaattgtttggtaaTTATAGAATTCGTCTCTGAGTGTtagtcatactcacttttcgttcataagttatcattggcgttgcacttttcgtccttaagttatactaaaattgtaaatttcgtccctaatgttttattagtaaagggacgaaaagtgcaacatcaatgataacttagagatgaaaagtgagtatgaccaacacttatggacgaattctacaattaccatataacttaggtacaaaagtgtaattttcatattaaatttgcaataaaaaaaaataaaaattaaaggtagccaagatttttttttggtctctAATCAGGAGATGTCTTTATCTTTGATTTGGAGACAAATAGGAGACATCTTTCGCCAAaaaccttgtgatctagtgacaTCCAATTTATATTTTCACATGGATgtgagtgggttcaagcctcagtgggttgaaaataaataattgacattttatgttgCGAATTGCGATTGTAATCTTTGAATTCTCCATTGATAGAGGTCTCTTCATATCTAAACCAGAGATGAAGAATGCTACTTTCATTTgccttcaattttcttttttaattttcaattttacaaattcaaaagaatACCACATAATGCCATGTAAGAttccaaataaatatttattggtTTTAActataaatgtcattttcacgtatttacaaatttgagcatgcatttaatttttttaaaaagctcAATGgcttatttattgtttttaaaatactttgagggcatatttatttattcttttatagAATATccttataaaaaataatatttttatatttatgactgatcttttattaaaaaaattatattatcacTAAAGTAAATTGGCTACAATGAGtaaaagtttgattttttattcGTCTATAAATACACTTTTAATCTAGGTGGCAACGTTAaggtataatttttaaataatttaaatgtcaattaatagataataatattaaattatcaaattaaaagaatcaactaaaaaaataaaattgcatcattgttttaaatttattttgaaattattaaaaaaaattaaaaagtcgcTTCAATTACTATgagatttataaaaattaaaaaaaaaaagaaaaaaaaaaaagcatctcCAACTATAGATTTTGGGTaagtttttgagaaaagaaaatttatgtggaggagagagagaaaagaaccTTCATGACAAGCACTTAATTTTTGGCAGACTTGTGGGACCCATCAAATTCTATGATTTTCGCAATTTCATCGCGTGAAGCGCAACCAACGCCCAACCGTGTGCAATAATGATGCTTTTaaggattttttttccactttgttttgttttgtttattttctttcctttttctctttctcatcttatcttttctaatcacacttgtAAAAACTACAACTACTGAGGATATTCTAAGCGGATTTTTTAAGGGCATCCACAATATGATGTTTTGGGTCGATTTTGAGGAGGTTTGTTATGAAAAGGAAgatagagaagaagaagaagaagaagaagagagaatgtATTGGACTTACGGGCAAGCATTTGGTTTTTTCGTAAACCcacaagagagagaaaagttgGAAGAAAGCGCACATGTGCGCGTTTCGTGCACCTACAACTAACTGGCACGTTAAATGCTTTAGGATCAATTTTTTCCTCCTCTCTCCCTCCTCTTTCTTATAATTGGCACCTCaaaatcacccaaaaaaaaaaggaaaaaaaaaaaaaagaagcactATATACGTTGTTGTTACCCGTTACGATTCCGGTCGGATCTACAACCCATAACGGCTAGTTTTCCCTTTCGTTAATTTTATACAACGGCTACTTTTTCCCCATTTCATTTCGTCTTCCCCATTCTCTGCACAAAACTCTAAAACCTCTCTCAACACAATACTTTCTCACTTCTTCTTCACTCTGATTCCCAATTCTTGCGGTTAGATAACTTTTCCTCTCTTTGTTGCGGGAGGAGAAAATGGCCGAGGCAGTCAGCGAAGCAGGCGATTCGTGTTCACTGGCGGCGGCGACAGCTCCTCCGCCGCCGATTCCTCAGAACCGACGGCCGAGGGTTAGAGAGGTCAGTTCGAGGTTTATGTCTCCTCTAATCTCGTCCTCCTCATCAGCATCTTCGAATTCCTCCGCCGCAACTCCTACTCACGCCGATCATCAACGACCGAAGTCTGCGTACAGGCGACACCCTCATCAGCAGTCCCTTCACGAACCATTGTCCTCCCGTCCCGCGGAGGATGAGAACATTCCGGATATTATGCGCAACTCTACTGGTACTAATATTTTCTGTTCCCGACTGATGAAAGATTAAAATTTCTCCCTTGAGCAATGTTTAGGTCAATCTagggatttaaaaaaaaaatcagaaagaTTAGAATTTAGTTTCGTGATTAATTTGTGCTGTGGAGATACTGATCGCTTATGGTGTTCTAGCGTCCTcattaattttctttcttaaaagcAAATTTTAGGTTTATTTAGAGATTGCATTTTGTTAGCTCTATTAGTATTGTGGTTTATTTTGGTATATATGATCTGGTAACTGGTATGCATCCCTTTTCATAGAGATTCAAGACCTTATTAATCGAGTTGCTTTGTGTCAACTTAATAGGATTAGGTAttaatcaaaaaatatatattgttactCTTGTGGATTTTGTTTCAAATGTGCAGCATGACAGACATGGATtctgaatttgtttatttcaaaTAAGTTTAGGGAACAGCTTTAACTATTGTTAATTACATATCTTGTTATTCTGATGGTGAAACATTTGGTGCTAGGATCGCAAATCCTTAGTAAGGCAGCCTTACTGTCAACTGTTCAGAGGAAGCAGCAGAAAGCAAAGGTTTTGAAGGAAAATGGTGGTGCTAGATTGGAGCAACAACAGGTTGTTGATGTCCCCCAATCCAAAAGGGTGTCTTCAAGGCCTGATACACCAAATGTGACCGGTGCTGATAGGATTGTTCCATCTAGATATCGACAAACTCCCCAGACTCTTCATCGTCCGAGTCCAAACCATGGTGCTGGAGGTGGTGGTGCACTTGTCAGTGCTGCTGCTAAACTGTTGCAGGAGGCCACTTCAGCTCCTGGAAGTCCTCGTTCAGTGAGTAATGATTCTGATACAGATGACAAAGTAATTGGCCCTAGAAAGCTTTCGAAAGTGTCAACAGCAAAAGATGATGCAGATTCTTCTGACAATGAGTCTATACACGGAAAATCGTACCCAAATTCTCCTGTTTGTGTCAGTAGTAAGATGCGGACTCAGTCAGGTATGAGGTCTTCCCTGCCTGAGGTTGATAGATGGCTTTTGGAGAGAAACTGCAACAGTGTGGCTAAAAGCAGTGGTGATTGTGATTCTCATAAGTTAACAATTCCCACATGTGCTCGTTCACTGAACTTGACGAGATCAAGCAGTGACCTTCCCTATACTTCATCCCCCTGGATTTCTCTGAAAGCCAGTGACATGCCTGGAACTGCTCCCTGTAGATCATCTGTAAAGAACCTTTGTCTTCCTCCACAACCAACATCCACAAAGTTGGGATTGGATGCTAAGAAAGGAAGAAAGGTTCCTAATCAACAAGAAGATGTGCATTCCCTAAAGTTGCTCCATAACCATTACCTGCAGTGGCGGTATGCAAATGCCAAGGCGGAGGTGTCTATGCAGTCTCAAACTCTGGAATCTGAGAGAAAACTCTATTCCCTTGGATGCAAGATAAAAGATTTGCGTGATACTGTAAGCAGAAAACGCAATGAGCTTGAGATATTGCAAAGAATAAAAACTATATCCACCATTCTTGAAACTCAATTGCCATATCTTGAGGAATGGTCCTCCATAGAAAACGAGTATTCAACTTCTTTATCTGAAGCAGCAAGTGCATTGCAGAATTCCTCTCTCCGGTTACCAGTCAGTGGAGTTCGGGTTGACGTAAAAGAACTAGCTGAGTCCTTTAATTCAGCTACTAAAGTGATGGAAACAGTAGCATTCCATATACAGAGTTTTGTACCAAAGGCAGAAGAAATAGATTCTTTAATCTCTGGATTGGCTAGGGTGAGTGGTGGTGAGAGATCTCTCATTGAGGAGTGTGGAGATTTACTACTTAAAGTACACGCTTCACAGATCATAGAGTGCAGCTTGAAGGGGCATATGGTTCAGCTCCATCGAACCAACTATAAACCCCTGGGAATGATGTAAATGTTTTGTCAAGTTCTGCATTCTCTATTGAAGTAAGACTTTTTGTCTCCTTTTAAAGCTTGAGTTCTCAAAATCCCCTGCAGCCAGAAATAATAAGTGATTCTGTTTGTCTTACAATGATGTAAATTTCCTGTAAAATACATAGTACTTTGATAAAATTCCATCACTGATTACTGAtggtttttgcctttttttttttgttttcaatttaacAATGCATGATTCTTTGGGGACACTCTCAGAAAATTTACCATCAGTACTCTTAGAAAATTTACATGCATGATTCTTTGGGGACACTCTCAGAAAATTTACCATCAGTACTCTTAGAAAATTTACCTTAATTCATTTGATgaaagaaattttttatttaattgtagctttatttttctattttttttcttatgatTGTTTTGCATTCTGACATTCGGGATTCACATTGGCATGTGAAAATTTTACggttttgtgtcaatatttatttttcttaatgtTGAGATATTATTTAGCTACTCTAGTTTTGTTTTACTGTTTTGTGTCAAAATTTtactctagttttttttttttttaatatcttgctttttgtgcttaattttcTGTTTGTAATTCTTGGGAAAGTCTAATTTAGTTTTTCATTGAGTGCTTTAGTAGATGCTTAAAAGGCACACTGGAGAAGTGGAGAGGTACCTTGGCTTGTGTGATAAGAGCTATGAGAGCATTTAACTGTGGTTTTtctctttccaaaaaaaaaaactgtggtTTTCTGTGTGCCTTCAATGTCAATTACAGATTATTTGTGGTTATCCttctttgtgattttagccCCTACTTTAGATGGGGGACTTCATGCTCTTACTTCATTGATTATTGTTACTTGTTCTTATTTTTCTGGTATAGTAGTGTGCTGTCTGTAATCAATGTTAAAGCAGAtgcatgaatattttttgcacttgtttttttttttttaatagtctGGGTGTTGATTTACCTTAATTCCATATCAATGCCTTGCAATTAGAGTTCCCTGCATTAGTGGCCTGTACTTCTAtgcatttgttctttatcaattCATTAAACTAATCCGTTTTCTTCCTGAATTGCCTTGAATTTGATTCATGTTATGGACATTCAgcatgtaacccctcggttttccgaca
It includes:
- the LOC116009836 gene encoding protein ENDOSPERM DEFECTIVE 1-like encodes the protein MAEAVSEAGDSCSLAAATAPPPPIPQNRRPRVREVSSRFMSPLISSSSSASSNSSAATPTHADHQRPKSAYRRHPHQQSLHEPLSSRPAEDENIPDIMRNSTGSQILSKAALLSTVQRKQQKAKVLKENGGARLEQQQVVDVPQSKRVSSRPDTPNVTGADRIVPSRYRQTPQTLHRPSPNHGAGGGGALVSAAAKLLQEATSAPGSPRSVSNDSDTDDKVIGPRKLSKVSTAKDDADSSDNESIHGKSYPNSPVCVSSKMRTQSGMRSSLPEVDRWLLERNCNSVAKSSGDCDSHKLTIPTCARSLNLTRSSSDLPYTSSPWISLKASDMPGTAPCRSSVKNLCLPPQPTSTKLGLDAKKGRKVPNQQEDVHSLKLLHNHYLQWRYANAKAEVSMQSQTLESERKLYSLGCKIKDLRDTVSRKRNELEILQRIKTISTILETQLPYLEEWSSIENEYSTSLSEAASALQNSSLRLPVSGVRVDVKELAESFNSATKVMETVAFHIQSFVPKAEEIDSLISGLARVSGGERSLIEECGDLLLKVHASQIIECSLKGHMVQLHRTNYKPLGMM